TATTTACTTTTTGTTGCTTTCTTCATTGCGCTCTTAACGAAATTCATAAATGTgtccatttttatttggataGTTGATTCATTTCTATTTTCAAATGTGAAAGTATTGAAATTCTAAAGCATCAAGAAATTTTACACAGAAACGACTTTAACTATAATTGTTACTATAGAGTAAAATATATTGCGAAATGGAAGTAGTTCTTGCTTGAAAATGAAGAACTAATTTTAAGTGTGATTTATTCTCACATTGGCTGACAAAAGTCCGTATTAACATGCAATTAATTTCCATTACCAGAATGTAAAATAGTTAGTAAAGTTACAATAAAGAAATTTTTATCATGTCATGAAAATGTATGTTTTACTTTTGTTTTAGGGGGGGGTAGGGCTTGGATCGAAACCATTTATTAACAACTCAACTCCTTTAGTGTtaattaatgtattttatttacaTGGACTAGGTGTTGTTGTTGAAGTGACTTGCAAGGCTGGTGACAAGAAAATTGTGAGTTATGGTACCACTAAGCTCAATGGAAAATTTAGCATCACAGTTGAAGGATTTGAATATCGCAAATATGGAGCAAAGGCTTGCAAGGCTAAACTCCACAATGCACCAAAGGACTCAAAGTGTAGCATTCCTACAAACCTTCATTGGGGAATTAAGGGTGCTGACCTCAAAGTGAAATCAAAGAATAGTTATGAAGTTGTACTTTATGCAAAACCATTTGCTTATGGATCTAAGACACCTTATGCAGACTGCCAAAAGCCCAAGCCTACACCTGCTCCATACTATTATAAATCTCCTCCACCTCCATC
The Capsicum annuum cultivar UCD-10X-F1 unplaced genomic scaffold, UCD10Xv1.1 ctg30629, whole genome shotgun sequence DNA segment above includes these coding regions:
- the LOC124891119 gene encoding extensin-like; translated protein: MSHGKKHLKGVVVEVTCKAGDKKIVSYGTTKLNGKFSITVEGFEYRKYGAKACKAKLHNAPKDSKCSIPTNLHWGIKGADLKVKSKNSYEVVLYAKPFAYGSKTPYADCQKPKPTPAPYYYKSPPPPSPTYVYKSPPPPSQKYVYKSPPPPTPTYIYKSPPPPAYYYKSPPPPTKSPPPQYYYMSPPPPSPKPAPVYYYKSPPPPSPSPPPPYYYKSPPPPS